The following proteins are co-located in the Desulfoscipio sp. XC116 genome:
- a CDS encoding class I SAM-dependent methyltransferase, whose protein sequence is MIEERYKKRYKTGDTPWDIGKPGFNLVQAATTMEIKPCKTLDIGCGTGNNSIWLSQKSFDVIGIDTSEIAIQKAIEEASKANVKCTFIVTDFLTNKIEGAPFGFVFDRGCFHSLKSDQERKRFAENTAAYLEKDGLWLSITGNADEQRDGPGPPQRTARDIVNSVEPYFEILSLVSSHFGSNHPNPPRAWVCLMRKRRSV, encoded by the coding sequence ATGATAGAGGAACGTTACAAGAAAAGATATAAAACAGGCGATACTCCTTGGGATATTGGCAAACCTGGTTTTAACCTTGTTCAGGCTGCAACCACGATGGAGATAAAACCCTGTAAAACTCTGGATATAGGATGCGGAACTGGCAATAACTCCATATGGCTATCTCAAAAAAGCTTTGATGTTATAGGTATTGACACATCAGAAATTGCAATACAAAAGGCCATAGAGGAAGCTTCAAAAGCTAACGTCAAATGTACCTTTATTGTAACTGACTTCCTTACGAACAAAATTGAAGGGGCGCCATTTGGTTTTGTGTTTGATAGAGGTTGTTTTCATTCATTAAAATCTGATCAAGAACGGAAGAGATTTGCTGAGAATACCGCTGCCTATTTAGAAAAAGACGGCCTGTGGCTGAGTATTACTGGCAACGCCGATGAACAACGTGACGGCCCGGGTCCACCGCAGCGTACTGCCAGAGATATTGTTAACTCCGTGGAACCTTACTTCGAAATCCTTTCGCTCGTCTCAAGCCACTTTGGATCTAACCATCCAAACCCGCCCAGAGCCTGGGTTTGCCTAATGCGAAAAAGACGTTCTGTATAA
- a CDS encoding inorganic phosphate transporter: MESTIPLVFIVVIMALSFDFINGFHDTANAIATSVSTKALTPRMAIVLASSMNLVGALTFTGVAKTIGGKIANPFELENGLTIVIAALIAAIIWNLITWYYGVPSSSSHALIGSLAGSVITAAGLAGVNLEGFITIIQALILSPFAAFAIGYIIMSILRFIFKNANPHSVNRGFRTMQIITAAFQAFSHGTNDAQKSMGIITFALIAGGLHQTMEIPFWVKISCALAMALGTSIGGWRIIRTVGTKIIKLQPISGFASDLTSATIIISATALGQPVSTTHVISSAIMGVGSAKSISSVKWGTAQRIVIAWLITLPITSILAGLTYIAISTVI, encoded by the coding sequence ATGGAATCTACTATACCGCTGGTTTTTATTGTAGTTATCATGGCACTTTCTTTTGATTTTATAAACGGTTTTCATGATACGGCCAACGCCATTGCCACTTCCGTATCCACCAAGGCATTAACCCCACGAATGGCTATTGTATTAGCTTCTTCAATGAATCTGGTTGGCGCATTAACCTTTACCGGCGTGGCCAAAACTATCGGCGGCAAAATCGCCAACCCTTTTGAACTGGAAAACGGATTAACTATTGTTATAGCCGCTTTAATTGCGGCTATAATTTGGAATTTAATAACCTGGTATTACGGCGTACCCAGCAGTTCCTCCCATGCCCTGATAGGATCACTAGCCGGTTCGGTAATTACTGCCGCGGGTCTGGCAGGAGTTAACTTAGAAGGTTTTATAACTATCATTCAAGCGCTGATCTTATCACCCTTTGCTGCCTTTGCCATTGGCTATATTATTATGTCGATACTGAGATTTATCTTTAAGAACGCCAACCCCCACTCTGTAAACCGCGGTTTTAGAACTATGCAAATTATAACGGCAGCTTTTCAGGCATTTAGTCACGGTACCAATGACGCTCAGAAGTCAATGGGCATCATCACCTTTGCTTTAATAGCCGGTGGGCTGCATCAGACAATGGAGATACCGTTTTGGGTTAAAATATCCTGCGCCCTGGCTATGGCATTGGGAACATCAATCGGCGGCTGGAGAATCATCAGAACTGTGGGCACTAAAATTATTAAACTGCAGCCAATTAGCGGTTTTGCTTCTGATTTAACATCAGCTACGATAATTATAAGCGCCACCGCACTGGGGCAACCCGTAAGCACCACCCATGTAATATCTTCCGCTATTATGGGCGTCGGCTCGGCTAAAAGTATTTCCTCTGTCAAATGGGGAACCGCACAGAGAATAGTTATCGCCTGGCTGATTACCTTACCCATAACTTCAATACTGGCAGGACTGACTTACATAGCTATATCCACAGTCATTTAA
- the spoVT gene encoding stage V sporulation protein T yields MKATGIVRRIDDLGRVVIPKEIRRTMRIKDGEPLEIYVDREGEVILKKYSPITDLGQYAKEYADSLHEAIGYVVCVADRDEIIAVSGGFKKDLLKKPIGTVLEDIISSAQTKTLEEEHSLTEDERVTFKNSIVAPIVTNDNAIGAVIITSNEDVQMGNLENKLAETAAAFLAKQMKI; encoded by the coding sequence ATGAAAGCTACTGGTATTGTTAGAAGAATAGATGATTTGGGCCGGGTAGTAATACCCAAGGAAATTAGGCGCACAATGAGGATTAAGGACGGTGAGCCACTGGAAATATATGTAGACAGGGAAGGGGAGGTAATTTTAAAAAAATATTCTCCCATTACTGATTTAGGTCAGTATGCCAAGGAATACGCCGACTCACTCCATGAGGCCATTGGCTATGTCGTTTGTGTTGCCGATCGAGATGAGATAATTGCAGTTTCCGGTGGCTTCAAAAAGGATTTGCTGAAGAAGCCGATTGGGACCGTACTGGAGGATATTATCAGCAGTGCTCAAACTAAAACCTTAGAGGAAGAACATAGTTTAACAGAAGACGAGCGCGTGACTTTTAAAAATAGTATCGTTGCTCCTATCGTGACCAATGATAATGCCATTGGTGCTGTGATCATCACTTCCAACGAGGATGTCCAAATGGGTAACTTGGAAAATAAGCTTGCCGAAACAGCAGCGGCTTTTCTGGCTAAACAAATGAAGATTTAA
- a CDS encoding aconitate hydratase → MGQNMTRKIIASHLAEGEMTPGKEIALRIDQTLTQDATGTMAYLEFEAIGIPSVRTELSVSYVDHNTLQVGFENADDHRFLQSAAAKFGVKFSRMGNGICHQVHLERFGVPGKTLLGSDSHTPTSGGLGMLAIGAGGLDVATAMAGYPFYVKMPQVVNIRLYGKPAPWVAAKDIILEVLRRLTVKGGVGKVMEYTGPGVAFLSVPERATVTNMGAELGATSSIFPSDDVTARFLAAQNRAGDFVELLPDPDAQYDEVIDIHLDELEPLIALPHMPDNVVKIADVAGQQVDQVFIGSCTNSSYTDLMRVAAILKGKTVHSKVSLVIAPGSRQVLGSLAANGALADLVAAGARILECACGPCVGVGQSPCSAGMSLRTSNRNFEGRSGTVDAKICLVSCEAAAAAALTGKITDPRELGEPIEVPMPEKFHVDDRMIIAPPDNREDLEPVMGPNIKPLPVASPLPGEIKGEVLLKVGDNITTDHIMPAGAKILALRSNIPAISMHAFERVDAAFAERALAAAGGIIVGGLNYGQGSSREHAALAPLYLGIKAVIAKSFARIHMQNLVNFGLLPLTFASEEDYDDIQPGDVLLIEDARRDLAANNVQVRNITRKKLYPVKHSLSERQIEILLAGGLLKYVKGRI, encoded by the coding sequence GTGGGCCAGAATATGACCAGGAAAATTATTGCATCCCATCTGGCGGAAGGTGAGATGACGCCGGGCAAAGAAATTGCACTGAGGATAGATCAGACCCTCACCCAGGATGCCACGGGCACAATGGCTTATCTTGAATTCGAGGCTATCGGTATTCCTTCCGTGCGGACGGAGCTTTCCGTCAGCTATGTGGATCACAACACTCTGCAGGTGGGTTTTGAAAACGCGGATGACCATAGGTTTTTGCAAAGTGCCGCCGCTAAATTCGGTGTAAAATTCTCCCGCATGGGCAACGGTATTTGTCACCAGGTACACCTGGAGCGTTTTGGTGTGCCGGGTAAAACACTGCTCGGTTCGGACAGTCATACCCCTACCAGCGGCGGACTTGGCATGCTGGCCATCGGGGCCGGCGGGTTGGATGTGGCCACTGCCATGGCGGGCTACCCTTTTTACGTTAAAATGCCTCAGGTGGTTAATATCCGCCTATATGGCAAACCGGCCCCCTGGGTGGCAGCTAAAGATATTATTTTGGAAGTACTCCGGCGGCTCACTGTTAAAGGTGGAGTAGGTAAGGTAATGGAATATACCGGTCCGGGAGTGGCTTTTTTAAGCGTGCCCGAGCGGGCCACCGTCACCAATATGGGCGCTGAGTTGGGTGCCACATCGTCAATATTCCCCAGTGATGACGTTACCGCCAGGTTCCTGGCCGCCCAGAACAGGGCCGGCGATTTCGTGGAGCTGCTGCCCGACCCGGATGCGCAGTATGATGAAGTTATTGATATTCATCTGGACGAGTTGGAGCCGCTGATTGCCCTGCCGCATATGCCGGACAATGTAGTTAAAATAGCCGATGTGGCCGGACAACAAGTGGATCAGGTATTTATAGGCAGCTGTACCAACTCTTCCTATACCGATTTAATGCGGGTGGCCGCTATTTTGAAGGGGAAGACAGTGCATTCCAAGGTAAGCTTGGTGATAGCGCCCGGATCGCGTCAGGTGCTGGGCAGTTTGGCGGCAAACGGGGCACTGGCCGACCTGGTGGCTGCGGGGGCCAGAATTCTGGAGTGTGCTTGTGGTCCTTGCGTAGGCGTGGGGCAATCCCCTTGTTCCGCAGGTATGTCATTGCGCACTTCCAACCGCAACTTTGAAGGGCGCAGCGGTACCGTGGATGCTAAAATTTGCCTGGTCAGCTGCGAGGCGGCCGCTGCGGCGGCGCTAACCGGTAAAATTACCGACCCCCGCGAGCTGGGTGAACCAATTGAGGTGCCCATGCCCGAAAAATTTCATGTGGATGACCGGATGATTATTGCCCCGCCGGATAACCGGGAGGATTTGGAACCGGTGATGGGACCCAATATAAAGCCGCTGCCCGTTGCCAGCCCGCTGCCCGGGGAAATTAAGGGCGAGGTGCTGCTCAAGGTGGGGGATAATATTACTACTGATCATATTATGCCGGCCGGGGCCAAAATTCTGGCGCTGCGCTCCAATATACCCGCCATATCCATGCATGCCTTTGAGCGGGTGGATGCTGCTTTTGCCGAGCGGGCGCTGGCCGCCGCCGGCGGTATTATTGTCGGCGGTTTAAATTACGGGCAGGGCTCCAGCCGGGAGCATGCTGCGCTGGCACCGCTGTACCTGGGTATTAAAGCGGTTATTGCCAAATCCTTTGCCCGGATTCATATGCAGAATCTGGTGAACTTTGGGCTTCTGCCCCTTACGTTTGCCAGCGAAGAGGATTATGATGATATACAGCCCGGTGATGTGCTGCTAATTGAAGATGCCCGGCGGGACCTGGCCGCCAATAATGTGCAAGTGCGCAACATCACCAGGAAAAAGCTTTACCCTGTAAAGCACAGTCTTTCAGAACGGCAGATAGAAATTTTGCTGGCCGGAGGACTGTTAAAGTACGTTAAGGGCAGGATCTAA
- a CDS encoding cyclase family protein, with amino-acid sequence MKIYDISMAIYPGMPVYKNKADKQPVLSCISNFSNSSAYESRIQMDIHTGTHVDAPLHMLPYGAAIDQIDLSKVITPCKVFDFSDRTEKISACDLSARDIKKGDFILLRTRNSYADNFDFDFVYLERSGAAYLSSKGISGVGIDALGIERSQPEHQTHKILFKAGIVILEGLRLKEIAEGDYLLVAAPLRIKGAEGAPTRAVLLR; translated from the coding sequence ATGAAAATCTATGATATCTCCATGGCTATTTACCCGGGCATGCCGGTGTATAAAAATAAAGCCGATAAACAACCTGTTTTATCGTGCATCAGTAATTTTTCCAACAGCAGCGCCTATGAATCCAGGATACAAATGGACATCCATACCGGCACCCACGTGGACGCCCCGCTGCACATGCTGCCATACGGTGCCGCCATCGACCAAATTGATTTAAGCAAGGTGATTACCCCTTGCAAAGTGTTCGATTTTAGCGACCGAACGGAAAAAATCAGCGCTTGTGATTTGTCGGCACGGGATATCAAGAAAGGTGATTTTATACTGCTGCGCACACGCAACTCTTATGCGGACAACTTTGATTTTGATTTTGTTTACCTGGAACGGAGCGGCGCTGCCTATTTAAGCAGCAAGGGGATCAGCGGCGTAGGCATAGACGCTCTGGGCATCGAAAGAAGTCAACCGGAACACCAAACGCATAAAATACTATTTAAGGCCGGGATAGTGATACTGGAAGGATTAAGACTGAAGGAAATCGCAGAAGGTGATTATTTGCTTGTAGCAGCTCCGCTAAGAATAAAGGGTGCCGAAGGGGCACCCACCAGGGCCGTATTACTTCGATAG
- a CDS encoding diguanylate cyclase, translating to MQKSQLKSELKLRAMFENTLNPIFVFDGEYRYIDANRAGLDFLECNKQELSARCLGDAILPLDLEQRMLRKKDFEKPETFEINYPIGDQVKTLLLNIVPVKAADQNVIYGIGQEITHYKKDVEQLRYLSLHDPVTGLFNRAYFEQEMSRLDAGRNVPASIVLCDLDGLKFINDTLGHDKGDALIMVAADILRDCFRGGDMVARIGGDEFAILFPNGERNVVENICRRVRWAVANHNKVSPDLPLSISIGYATRSGDGKNMNDLFKEADNNMYREKLQHSQRARGTIIKTLFEALKTKDFITTEQVVKFRQLVGLFGTDVGLSDTSVSRLRLLAQFHDIGKVGLPEDILFKPGPLTAEEAAEMRRHCEIGHRLALSTPDLFPIADWILKHHEWWNGNGYPLGLKGIEIPLECRILAIANAYMAMVSFRPYRDTLSREQARIELVNYAGIQFDPQLVARFIEFMEVRAG from the coding sequence ATGCAAAAAAGCCAACTTAAAAGTGAACTTAAGTTGAGAGCCATGTTTGAAAATACATTAAATCCTATCTTCGTATTTGATGGAGAATATCGATATATTGATGCCAACCGGGCGGGGCTGGATTTTTTGGAATGTAACAAACAAGAACTGTCGGCCAGGTGTTTGGGAGATGCGATTTTACCACTGGATTTGGAACAACGTATGCTGCGGAAAAAGGACTTTGAGAAACCGGAGACATTCGAAATAAACTATCCAATAGGTGATCAAGTTAAAACACTGCTGCTTAATATAGTACCGGTTAAAGCAGCTGACCAAAATGTTATATATGGGATCGGGCAAGAGATTACTCATTATAAAAAGGATGTTGAACAGCTGCGCTATCTTAGTCTGCATGATCCGGTTACCGGTCTTTTTAATCGTGCTTATTTTGAACAAGAGATGAGCCGATTGGATGCCGGGCGTAACGTACCGGCATCCATCGTATTATGTGACTTGGATGGTCTTAAATTTATTAACGATACTTTAGGGCATGATAAGGGAGATGCATTAATCATGGTTGCCGCCGATATACTAAGAGATTGTTTCAGGGGCGGCGACATGGTAGCCAGGATTGGCGGCGATGAATTCGCTATACTGTTCCCCAATGGTGAGAGAAATGTGGTGGAAAACATCTGTCGCAGAGTCAGATGGGCCGTGGCCAATCATAATAAAGTCAGCCCCGACCTTCCATTAAGTATATCCATAGGCTACGCCACCCGATCCGGAGACGGCAAAAATATGAATGACCTATTTAAAGAAGCCGATAATAATATGTATCGGGAGAAGTTGCAGCATAGTCAGCGCGCGAGGGGTACCATAATAAAGACATTGTTCGAAGCATTAAAAACAAAGGATTTTATAACTACGGAGCAAGTAGTTAAATTTCGCCAACTAGTGGGGTTGTTTGGTACCGATGTTGGCTTATCTGACACCAGTGTTTCCAGGCTGAGACTGTTGGCGCAATTTCATGACATCGGCAAGGTGGGTTTGCCGGAGGATATACTTTTTAAGCCTGGGCCGCTCACGGCTGAAGAAGCGGCCGAGATGCGCCGGCACTGTGAAATTGGCCACCGCTTGGCGCTGTCGACGCCCGACCTTTTCCCTATAGCTGATTGGATACTTAAACACCATGAATGGTGGAACGGCAATGGCTATCCGCTGGGTTTAAAGGGGATAGAAATTCCCTTGGAATGTCGTATTTTAGCTATTGCCAACGCATACATGGCTATGGTAAGTTTCCGACCCTATCGGGATACGTTATCGCGTGAGCAGGCTCGCATTGAGCTTGTAAATTATGCGGGAATCCAGTTTGATCCTCAACTGGTTGCTCGGTTTATAGAGTTTATGGAAGTCAGAGCCGGGTAG
- the gnd gene encoding phosphogluconate dehydrogenase (NAD(+)-dependent, decarboxylating), with the protein MQIGLIGLGKMGFNLALNMRDHGHQVLGFSRTAATVQRALAEGITGAGSVEGLVAGLPPRRVIWLMVPAGRPVDDNLAKLVPLLGEHDIIIDGGNSNYRDTLARYQMLKEKNINLVDVGTSGGTEGARHGACAMIGADPAVFAYLKPLFQDICVESGYLHTGASGSGHFVKMVHNGIEYGMIQAIGEGFEILDKCGFALDPAAVARVWNHGSVIRSWLIELAEQTFRQDPGLASINGVVHSSGEGLWTVQEALDLKVPVPVIAGSLFMRYRSEQEDTFSGKLAAALRNQFGGHQVDKKQLDK; encoded by the coding sequence ATGCAAATAGGCTTAATCGGGCTGGGGAAAATGGGTTTTAACCTGGCCCTTAATATGCGGGATCATGGACATCAAGTGCTGGGTTTCAGCAGAACCGCGGCTACGGTGCAGCGGGCGCTGGCGGAAGGCATCACCGGGGCTGGCAGTGTGGAGGGATTGGTGGCCGGGCTGCCACCGCGCCGGGTGATCTGGCTGATGGTGCCGGCCGGCCGGCCCGTGGATGATAATCTAGCCAAACTAGTGCCTTTATTAGGTGAGCACGATATCATCATCGACGGAGGCAATTCCAATTACCGGGACACCCTGGCCAGATACCAAATGTTAAAAGAAAAAAACATCAACCTTGTTGACGTGGGCACCAGCGGCGGCACAGAGGGGGCCAGGCACGGAGCCTGCGCTATGATTGGCGCGGACCCGGCGGTATTCGCCTATCTGAAGCCGCTTTTTCAAGACATCTGCGTAGAAAGCGGTTATTTACATACCGGAGCCAGTGGTTCCGGACATTTTGTCAAAATGGTACACAATGGCATTGAGTATGGTATGATACAGGCCATCGGGGAAGGTTTTGAAATACTGGACAAGTGCGGCTTTGCCCTTGATCCGGCAGCGGTGGCCAGGGTTTGGAATCACGGTTCAGTTATCCGGAGCTGGCTTATCGAACTGGCTGAACAAACATTTAGGCAGGACCCCGGCCTGGCATCCATCAATGGTGTGGTTCATTCATCGGGCGAAGGGCTGTGGACCGTACAGGAGGCCCTGGACTTAAAGGTGCCTGTACCCGTAATTGCCGGTTCCCTTTTTATGCGCTATCGTTCGGAACAGGAGGATACCTTTAGCGGCAAATTAGCGGCCGCATTGAGAAATCAATTTGGGGGCCATCAAGTTGATAAAAAACAGTTGGACAAGTGA
- the zwf gene encoding glucose-6-phosphate dehydrogenase, with the protein MIKNSWTSDAIVNAGNTFNFSISTNPSCILVIFGGTGDLTHRKLMPALYNLQCSQKLPGQFAVVAVGRRDKSHEDYRYEVYASIKNFSRFDIREQSWDKLHRRIYYRQFNFTDPGGYIGLADFLRQLDEQYQTRGNRIFYLAVAPEYFSVIVEKLQACGLAHHGKSWQRVMIEKPFGRDLSSARRLNQKITEVFKEKDIFRIDHYLGKEMLQNIMVIRFANMFFEPVWNNQFIDNIQITSCEKVGVENRGGYYEQSGALRDMVQNHMLQLLSLTAMEPPAGLDTEAIRNEKVKVLSSLQRFTPELVHKNVIRGQYGPGIAKGETVPGYRQEKLVAPDSNTETFMALKVHVENFRWAGVPFYIRTGKRMPFKSTQIIVQFKPLPKVLYARRDEQLHPNLLVIKIQPQEGIFFQINAKKPGTQTNIVPVQMDFCQNCLNDLNSPEAYERLLFEALRGDSTLFTRWDEVEHSWQFVDNIAATWQQHLPAFPNYPAGDRGPQEADKLVARNGREWLHIGRQQ; encoded by the coding sequence TTGATAAAAAACAGTTGGACAAGTGATGCTATAGTAAACGCAGGCAATACTTTTAACTTCAGCATCAGCACGAACCCCTCCTGCATACTGGTTATTTTCGGCGGCACCGGTGATTTGACTCACCGCAAGTTAATGCCCGCTCTGTATAACCTGCAATGCTCTCAGAAACTGCCCGGCCAGTTTGCCGTAGTGGCCGTCGGCAGGCGGGACAAAAGCCATGAGGATTACCGATATGAAGTATATGCTTCCATCAAGAACTTCTCCCGTTTTGATATACGGGAGCAATCCTGGGATAAGCTGCACCGGAGGATATATTACCGGCAATTTAATTTTACCGATCCCGGCGGTTATATCGGGTTGGCCGATTTTTTGCGACAGCTCGATGAACAATATCAAACTCGCGGCAACCGTATTTTTTACCTGGCGGTGGCGCCGGAATACTTCAGTGTTATAGTGGAAAAACTGCAGGCCTGCGGCCTGGCGCATCACGGCAAAAGCTGGCAGCGGGTGATGATTGAAAAGCCTTTCGGCCGTGATTTATCCTCGGCGCGCCGATTAAACCAAAAGATCACCGAGGTGTTTAAGGAAAAAGATATCTTTCGCATTGATCATTACTTAGGCAAGGAAATGCTGCAGAACATCATGGTGATCAGATTTGCCAATATGTTCTTTGAACCCGTCTGGAACAACCAGTTTATCGATAACATACAGATTACCTCCTGTGAAAAGGTGGGAGTAGAAAACCGGGGCGGTTATTATGAACAATCCGGAGCACTGCGAGATATGGTGCAAAACCATATGCTGCAACTGCTCAGCCTTACCGCGATGGAACCGCCCGCCGGCCTGGACACTGAAGCTATCCGAAATGAAAAAGTCAAAGTACTTAGCTCCCTGCAAAGATTCACCCCCGAGCTAGTGCATAAAAATGTGATTCGGGGGCAATACGGCCCCGGCATAGCAAAAGGTGAAACCGTGCCGGGCTACAGGCAAGAGAAGTTGGTGGCACCCGACTCCAACACGGAAACTTTTATGGCCCTTAAGGTACACGTAGAAAACTTCCGTTGGGCGGGAGTACCCTTTTATATCCGTACCGGCAAAAGAATGCCGTTTAAATCCACCCAAATTATTGTGCAGTTCAAACCGCTGCCTAAAGTTTTATATGCCCGGCGAGACGAACAGCTGCATCCCAACCTGCTGGTGATTAAAATCCAACCCCAGGAAGGGATATTTTTCCAAATTAACGCCAAAAAACCGGGCACACAAACCAATATCGTTCCCGTACAGATGGACTTTTGCCAAAACTGCCTAAACGATCTAAACTCTCCCGAGGCCTATGAAAGGCTGTTGTTCGAGGCCCTGCGGGGCGACTCCACATTATTTACCCGGTGGGACGAAGTGGAACATTCCTGGCAGTTTGTGGATAACATTGCCGCCACCTGGCAGCAGCACCTCCCCGCCTTCCCCAATTACCCCGCCGGTGACCGGGGACCGCAGGAAGCGGATAAGCTGGTCGCCCGGAACGGCCGGGAATGGCTGCATATTGGCAGGCAGCAGTGA
- a CDS encoding DUF47 family protein translates to MFFKKKDVFLETLVSSTHNLRDASVLFQEEINDLREVESYAERIKILEDKGDELTHKIIHALNKTFITPLEREDILGLALKLDDVVDGIEACADRLELYKVTEADDYIKLFVQMIVNCANEICTAMRLLEQKKLQEMLRHIYRINELENEADQLLRECIKDLFEEYNDPILIIKKKELYEMLEGITDACEDVADILEALMMRNS, encoded by the coding sequence ATGTTCTTTAAAAAGAAAGATGTTTTTTTAGAAACCCTGGTATCAAGTACCCATAATTTAAGAGATGCCAGTGTTTTATTCCAAGAGGAAATTAACGATTTACGAGAAGTGGAATCATACGCGGAAAGAATAAAAATTCTTGAAGACAAAGGGGACGAGCTTACCCATAAGATCATTCATGCCTTAAACAAAACTTTTATTACGCCTTTGGAAAGGGAGGATATACTTGGTCTGGCATTAAAACTGGATGACGTTGTTGACGGCATAGAGGCATGCGCCGACCGTTTAGAATTGTACAAGGTAACCGAGGCTGATGATTATATTAAATTGTTTGTACAAATGATTGTTAATTGCGCCAATGAGATATGTACCGCCATGAGGCTGCTGGAACAAAAAAAATTACAGGAAATGTTAAGACACATATATAGAATCAATGAGTTGGAAAATGAAGCCGATCAGTTATTGAGGGAATGTATTAAAGATTTATTTGAAGAATATAACGACCCGATATTAATCATTAAAAAAAAGGAATTATACGAAATGCTGGAAGGTATCACAGATGCTTGTGAAGATGTGGCCGATATTCTAGAAGCCTTAATGATGCGCAATTCGTAA